One stretch of Oncorhynchus gorbuscha isolate QuinsamMale2020 ecotype Even-year linkage group LG21, OgorEven_v1.0, whole genome shotgun sequence DNA includes these proteins:
- the LOC124007840 gene encoding SH3 domain and tetratricopeptide repeat-containing protein 1-like — MKKLIMSTAEQEVEPVAVVNRMDTSTRHYRRELSAEDHNHDPVKKGTRSRKMERSSSRGAGTSEDGFPTALPMLLAMVEGPDKLPADEGSQEVLRGKLRLLEADSIEVNALFMELSARLVSINCEENAIFVSFKTFEEIWRFTTYYTMGFLGQCMENLLLDQDFWLSSLDQEYFAIEISIQEETLNLMYKGILMQEGSLFASCSSTQMFDSSTSGRDLYLEQGDIALFEPPFLGSGWTVLSLGDGARGTKPKPALEPVIPFHQWFLKSCAENILVGSGKPACDFPCQFATGSCVATVEYDAGGPDELSLEQGDRIIIVGLLVSCFEWFTGRLERTGEVGLVMTTLVRPADSLCEASDIFLEKEERLFFNLKEDQIKEETIALLKKINQNDVGHVYKLDLIAQPDSLNEPTQNGSQGNMDAHQQAELRRKIEEILLKGKMKSKVPQATVTSNGTLEDQSETSKTTLPSGPHFTIQPVEEGTTTNQEKFLPLLSFLGGSNYKSEFGALYGQTPERLLATFTGHSDDVDKLVAYLGVARETARKKRLHWSQSRLCFLLGKLCAGRSKFSQARVYFEEALSVPRDIFTDMLMLASIYANLAVIYLMQKNTEKYLALSERIAALLMGIPYCVSTVEKDSEVLKFILKKAVLSHNKMAEARACFLLAKLHWRRGEAADTVPFLERLLVLLAEPPGVRSVVPSHGYLSLAGLYSQLSLPHLCVSSARRATMHPSARLADCLNGMGLVLENTDRLYGIRKQDVAIPAQVAPYLSQSLSFTGRLDGVGGTGDHTLSQALTLCLSQLFQEHGMLGHAVRSMHTLIDHHCAPSSSSGTSSIPERNIALVWLAWLHICNSQPEVSLDILDSVLASMPEHCTTPQEGLVHNMRGVALRSMGDLRRAVESYQTAIDVCEECEDRANWAVAEANLGLLCLKAGAKRLAEQHLTEAVEMLSALEGQEHEVNFTTVLLELGQYYVNQRHLDRGKIYYEWALLMAIKSNHSDSQLSVTRRLCHLYRTVCPDEAQCIIYNEHQLALLVTRGDRRQEGEVLETISQLYLSLGTERARRSALDYTKRSLGIFIDLGRREKEAYAWLQAGKIYHLLGQTELVDLYLQVAQDVGVSTGDTHFILQLLEAAGDVFFNSSTEREKAVCLYGDRALPIAVKTSSTEVRLRLSNKLVELLLQMKLYGEAVEYAQTALDISVKLGNRLNERVAFHRLATLYHCLGQFELAEHYYLKALSLCPTPLEFDEETLYYVRVYRTLGDIIFYDLKDPYDAAGYYHLALAAAMDIGNKKSQLQLCTRLATIYHNFLVDRELSLFFYQKARAFASDLNVRRINLSPDQIFSSMSQYKTNRVNIQEPRNKSPPNGHIGLKLVRRGERL; from the exons ATGAAAAAGTTAATTATGTCAACCGCGGAACAAGAGGTGGAACCCGTGGCGGTGGTTAACCGTATGGATACTAGCACTCGCCATTACCGGAGAGAGCTCTCAGCAGAAGACCACAACCATGATCCGGTAAAAAAGGGGACCAGAAGTAGAAAAATGG AGCGCTCCAGCTCCAGAGGAGCAGGCACATCCGAAGACGGCTTCCCAACAG CGCTGCCCATGCTGTTGGCCATGGTGGAGGGGCCGGACAAGCTTCCTGCAGACGAGGGGTCACAGGAAGTGCTGAGGGGGAAACTCCGCCTCCTGGAGGCCGACAGCATAGAGGTCAACGCTCTCTTCATG GAACTGTCAGCTCGGCTTGTTTCCATCAACTGTGAAGAAAACGCCATATTTGTCTCATTCAAAACATTTGAAGAGATATGGAGGTTCACCACGTATTACACAATGG GCTTTCTGGGTCAGTGCATGGAGAACCTGCTGTTGGACCAGGACTTCTGGTTGAGTTCTCTGGACCAGGAGTACTTTGCCATAGAGATCTCTATCCAAGAGGAGACTCTCAACCTCATGTACAAAGGCATCCTTATGCAAGAGG GTTCCTTGTTCGCCAGCTGCAGCTCCACCCAGATGTTTGACAGCTCCACCTCTGGTAGAGACCTCTACCTGGAGCAGGGGGACATCGCCCTGTTTGAGCCCCCGTTCCTGGGCTCGGGGTGGACCGTACTCTCCCTGGGGGATGGAGCCCGGGGGACCAAACCCAAACCAGCCCTGGAGCCCGTCATCCCCTTCCACCA ATGGTTCCTCAAATCATGTGCGGAGAACATCTTAGTTGGCAGTGGCAAGCCAGCATGTGATTTCCCCTGCCAGTTTG CCACTGGCTCTTGCGTGGCCACTGTTGAGTATGACGCCGGTGGGCCAGACGAGCTAAGCCTGGAGCAGGGCGACCGCATCATCATTGTGGGCCTGTTGGTGTCGTGCTTCGAGTGGTTCACTGGcagactggagaggacaggagaagtgGGATTGGTGATGACAACACTGGTCAGACCGGCCGATAGCCTTTGTGA GGCGTCTGACATTTTcctagagaaagaagagaggttGTTTTTCAACCTGAAAGAAGATCAGATTAAAGAGGAGACAATCGCCTTGCTGAAAAAAATCAACCAGAATGATGTTGGACATGTCTACAAACTTG ATCTGATTGCTCAACCGGATTCTCTAAATGAACCAACTCAAA ATGGTTCCCAAGGCAACATGGACGCTCACCAACAAGCAGAACTGAGGAGGAAGATTGAAGAGATTCTGCTAAAAGGGAAGATGAAATCGAAGGTGCCTCAAGCAACTGTGACGTCAAATGGAACTCTGGAGGACCAGAGTGAGACCTctaagactacattacccagcgGGCCTCACTTCACCATCCAACCAGTTGAGGAAGGCACCACCACCAACCAGGAGAAATTCCTTCCTCTTCTATCCTTCCTGGGTGGCAGCAACTACAAGTCAGAGTTTGGCGCCCTCTATGGCCAAACTCCAGAACGGCTCCTCGCCACTTTCACTGGCCACTCCGACGACGTTGACAAATTAGTGGCGTATCTAGGTGTTGCCAGGGAAACTGCCAGGAAGAAACGTCTCCATTGGTCCCAGAGCCGCCTCTGTTTCCTTTTGGGGAAACTCTGCGCAGGACGATCAAAATTTTCCCAGGCTCGCGTCTACTTCGAGGAGGCCCTTAGCGTCCCTCGAGACATCTTCACGGacatgctaatgctagctagcatttaCGCTAACCTAGCGGTGATCTATCTCATGCAGAAAAATACAGAGAAATACTTGGCTCTGTCGGAGCGGATCGCTGCGCTGCTAATGGGCATCCCTTACTGCGTCTCGACAGTGGAGAAAGACTCAGAAGTTCTGAAATTTATCCTGAAGAAGGCGGTGCTTAGTCACAATAAAATGGCAGAAGCCAGAGCATGCTTCCTTTTGGCCAAGCTCCACTGGAGGCGAGGAGAGGCGGCGGACACCGTTCCCTTCCTGGAGAGGCTTCTGGTTCTCTTGGCGGAGCCCCCTGGTGTCCGGAGCGTCGTGCCCAGCCATGGCTACCTCAGCCTGGCGGGGTTGTACagccagctctccctccctcacctctgtgTCAGCTCGGCCAGGAGAGCCACGATGCATCCGTCTGCTAGGCTAGCCGATTGTCTGAATGGAATGGGGCTGGTTCTGGAGAACACAGACAGACTCTATGGGATCCGGAAGCAGGACGTCGCCATTCCGGCTCAAGTGGCTCCATATCTCAGCCAGTCGCTCTCCTTCACTGGGCGATTAGATGGAGTCGGTGGCACTGGTGACCACACTCTAAGCCAGGCTCTAACACTCTGCCTATCCCAGCTGTTTCAGGAACATGGGATGCTAGGTCACGCCGTACGCTCCATGCACACTCTCATAGACCATCATTGTGCGCCGTCATCATCATCGGGCACCTCTAGCATTCCTGAACGAAACATCGCCCTTGTGTGGCTAGCATGGCTCCACATCTGTAACAGCCAACCAGAGGTTTCTCTAGACATCCTCGACTCAGTGCTGGCCTCCATGCCAGAACATTGCACTACCCCACAGGAAG GACTGGTCCACAACATGAGGGGTGTAGCCTTGCGAAGCATGGGGGACCTGAGGAGGGCAGTAGAGAGCTACCAGACGGCCATTGATGTGTGTGAGGAGTGTGAGGACCGGGCTAACTGGGCAGTAGCAGAAGCTAACCTGGGGTTATTGTGTCTGAAGGCTGGGGCTAAG AGGTTAGCGGAGCAGCATCTAACAGAAGCTGTTGAGATGTTGTCAGCGCTGGAGGGACAAGAACATGAG GTGAACTTTACCACCGTGCTGTTGGAGCTGGGACAGTACTATGTGAACCAGAGACACCTGGACAGAGGAAAGATCTACTATGAATGGGCTCTACTCATGGCTATCAAGTCAAACCACTCAGACA GTCAGTTGAGCGTGACGCGACGCTTGTGCCACCTTTACAGAACAGTGTGTCCGGATGAGGCCCAGTGCATCATCTACAACGAACATCAGCTGGCCCTGCTGGTGACccggggagacaggagacaggaaggagaggtgtTGGAGACCATCAGCCAGCTATACCTTAGTCTGGGGACAGAgag GGCTAGGCGGTCTGCTCTGGACTACACTAAGCGTAGCCTGGGGATCTTCATAGACCTGGGCCGGAGGGAGAAGGAGGCTTACGCCTGGTTACAGGCTGGGAAGATATACCACCTGCTGGGCCAGACTGAACTGGTGGACCTTTATTTACAG GTGGCCCAAGATGTGGGGGTGAGTACGGGAGACACACACTTCATCCTACAGCTGCTGGAGGCAGCAGGGGACGTCTTCTTCAACAGCtcaacggagagagagaaggctgtctgCTTATATGGG gaccgTGCCCTGCCCATCGCGGTGAAAACCAGCAGTACAGAGGTCAGACTGAGACTGTCTAACAAGCTGGTGGAGCTGCTGCTGCAGATGAAGCTGTATGGGGAGGCTGTTGAGTACGCCCAGACCGCCCTGGACATCAGTGTTAAACTGG GAAACCGTCTGAACGAGCGTGTGGCGTTCCACCGCCTGGCTACTCTGTACCACTGTCTGGGTCAGTTTGAGCTGGCTGAACACTACTACCTGAAggccctctccctctgccccacGCCCCTGGAGTTTGATGAGG
- the LOC124007851 gene encoding calcium-binding protein 4-like isoform X1 → MTSGTRRLIGPIVSTLSTTTLRPNWDRGEAGTLTISRPTSSARSPMRALRATRSLRANRSLRATRSLRATRATRSLRATRALRATRALRATRATRSLRATRSLRATRSLRATRALRATRSLRATRSLRATRSLRATKALRATTALRATSMSKTPSTTSAASVTSATSAASVTSATSAASTDSKGGKSSQKSSASGSESAPKKVSKKEQKRQDMEKIHTTLLCSVFGAERELAQAELDELDFAFKEFDYDCDGYLNYKDVAECMRTMGYMPTEMELLEIVQQIKMRMGGLMDFDDFCELMGPRIMGETVDMLGLKELRSAFSQFDQDCDGKISQDEMKEAVKCFLGEKLKKGELEDILKEIDINGDGSVDFDEFVMILSIR, encoded by the exons ATGACCAGTGGGACCAGGAGGCTGATAGGGCCCATCGTCTCAACCCTGTCCACTACGACCTTGAGGCCAAACTGGGATCGAGGCGAGGCGGGTACACTGACCATCTCCCGGCCCACTTCGTCTGCCAG GTCTCCAATGAGGGCTCTGAGGGCTACCAGGTCTCTGAGGGCTAACAGGTCTCTGAGGGCTACCAGGTCTCTGAGGGCTACCAGGGCTACCAGGTCTCTGAGGGCTACCAGGGCTCTGAGGGCTACCAGGGCTCTGAGGGCTACCAGGGCTACCAGGTCTCTGAGGGCTACCAGGTCTCTGAGGGCTACCAGGTCTCTGAGGGCTACCAGGGCTCTGAGGGCTACCAGGTCTCTGAGGGCTACCAGGTCTCTGAGGGCTACCAGGTCTCTGAGGGCTACCAAGGCTCTGAGAGCTACCACGGCTCTGAGGGCTACCAG TATGTCTAAGACCCCATCCACCACGTCTGCAGCCTCTGTAACCTCGGCAACGTCTGCAGCCTCTGTAACCTCTGCAACGTCTGCAGCCTCTACAGACAG CAAAGGTGGTAAATCCTCCCAGAAGTCCTCAGCCTCGGGTTCGGAGTCGGCTCCCAAGAAGGTGTCTAAGAAAGAGCAGAAGAGACAGGACATGGAGAAGATACACACCACCCTACTCTGCAGCGTGTTTGGAGCA GAGAGAGAGTTGGCTCAAGCTGAGTTGGATG AGCTGGACTTTGCCTTCAAGGAGTTTGACTACGACTGTGACGGCTACCTGAACTACAAGGACGTGGCAGAGTGTATGAGGACCATGGGCTACATGCCCACTGAGATGGAGCTTCTGGAAATAGTACAACAGATTAAGATGAGGA TGGGTGGTCTGATGGACTTTGATGACTTCTGTGAGCTAATGGGTCCCAGGATAATGGGGGAGACTGTTGACATGCTGGGGCTGAAGGAGCTCAGATCAGCCTTCTCTCAG ttTGACCAAGACTGTGATGGGAAAATCAGTCAGGATGAGATGAAGGAAGCGGTGAAGTGTTTTCTGGGGGAGAAACTGAAGAAAGGAGAGCTGGAAGATATCCTCAAGGAGATTGACATCAATGGAGATGGAAGCGTCGACTTTGACG
- the LOC124007851 gene encoding calcium-binding protein 2-like isoform X2 has product MTSGTRRLIGPIVSTLSTTTLRPNWDRGEAGTLTISRPTSSASMSKTPSTTSAASVTSATSAASVTSATSAASTDSKGGKSSQKSSASGSESAPKKVSKKEQKRQDMEKIHTTLLCSVFGAERELAQAELDELDFAFKEFDYDCDGYLNYKDVAECMRTMGYMPTEMELLEIVQQIKMRMGGLMDFDDFCELMGPRIMGETVDMLGLKELRSAFSQFDQDCDGKISQDEMKEAVKCFLGEKLKKGELEDILKEIDINGDGSVDFDEFVMILSIR; this is encoded by the exons ATGACCAGTGGGACCAGGAGGCTGATAGGGCCCATCGTCTCAACCCTGTCCACTACGACCTTGAGGCCAAACTGGGATCGAGGCGAGGCGGGTACACTGACCATCTCCCGGCCCACTTCGTCTGCCAG TATGTCTAAGACCCCATCCACCACGTCTGCAGCCTCTGTAACCTCGGCAACGTCTGCAGCCTCTGTAACCTCTGCAACGTCTGCAGCCTCTACAGACAG CAAAGGTGGTAAATCCTCCCAGAAGTCCTCAGCCTCGGGTTCGGAGTCGGCTCCCAAGAAGGTGTCTAAGAAAGAGCAGAAGAGACAGGACATGGAGAAGATACACACCACCCTACTCTGCAGCGTGTTTGGAGCA GAGAGAGAGTTGGCTCAAGCTGAGTTGGATG AGCTGGACTTTGCCTTCAAGGAGTTTGACTACGACTGTGACGGCTACCTGAACTACAAGGACGTGGCAGAGTGTATGAGGACCATGGGCTACATGCCCACTGAGATGGAGCTTCTGGAAATAGTACAACAGATTAAGATGAGGA TGGGTGGTCTGATGGACTTTGATGACTTCTGTGAGCTAATGGGTCCCAGGATAATGGGGGAGACTGTTGACATGCTGGGGCTGAAGGAGCTCAGATCAGCCTTCTCTCAG ttTGACCAAGACTGTGATGGGAAAATCAGTCAGGATGAGATGAAGGAAGCGGTGAAGTGTTTTCTGGGGGAGAAACTGAAGAAAGGAGAGCTGGAAGATATCCTCAAGGAGATTGACATCAATGGAGATGGAAGCGTCGACTTTGACG
- the LOC124007851 gene encoding calcium-binding protein 2-like isoform X3 codes for MSKTPSTTSAASVTSATSAASVTSATSAASTDSKGGKSSQKSSASGSESAPKKVSKKEQKRQDMEKIHTTLLCSVFGAERELAQAELDELDFAFKEFDYDCDGYLNYKDVAECMRTMGYMPTEMELLEIVQQIKMRMGGLMDFDDFCELMGPRIMGETVDMLGLKELRSAFSQFDQDCDGKISQDEMKEAVKCFLGEKLKKGELEDILKEIDINGDGSVDFDEFVMILSIR; via the exons ATGTCTAAGACCCCATCCACCACGTCTGCAGCCTCTGTAACCTCGGCAACGTCTGCAGCCTCTGTAACCTCTGCAACGTCTGCAGCCTCTACAGACAG CAAAGGTGGTAAATCCTCCCAGAAGTCCTCAGCCTCGGGTTCGGAGTCGGCTCCCAAGAAGGTGTCTAAGAAAGAGCAGAAGAGACAGGACATGGAGAAGATACACACCACCCTACTCTGCAGCGTGTTTGGAGCA GAGAGAGAGTTGGCTCAAGCTGAGTTGGATG AGCTGGACTTTGCCTTCAAGGAGTTTGACTACGACTGTGACGGCTACCTGAACTACAAGGACGTGGCAGAGTGTATGAGGACCATGGGCTACATGCCCACTGAGATGGAGCTTCTGGAAATAGTACAACAGATTAAGATGAGGA TGGGTGGTCTGATGGACTTTGATGACTTCTGTGAGCTAATGGGTCCCAGGATAATGGGGGAGACTGTTGACATGCTGGGGCTGAAGGAGCTCAGATCAGCCTTCTCTCAG ttTGACCAAGACTGTGATGGGAAAATCAGTCAGGATGAGATGAAGGAAGCGGTGAAGTGTTTTCTGGGGGAGAAACTGAAGAAAGGAGAGCTGGAAGATATCCTCAAGGAGATTGACATCAATGGAGATGGAAGCGTCGACTTTGACG